The Mucilaginibacter rubeus genomic interval AGGGAAAGATCCCATCGATTGTGTAAAAATTGATTTACAAATCATGAAAAAATGGGGCTATTGATAGTATAAAGCTATCTTACACCTTCGTGAAGATTTAAATTTTTTCCGCTTGATATTAAATTGTAATTATTAAGTTTGGAGATACGTTATAAATCATAAATAAGCCTTTCCCTTTATCTGTCCAATAAGTAAAAATACCGCGGATGATAAAAGGAGCTTCGCTAAAACAATTTAGTTTAAACAATGGACCGGCGTACCGTCATTAAAAACCTGGCTTTGATAATAGGAGGGGCAGCATTGCTTCCGGCCTGTTCGCAGGATAAAGCAAAGTCGAAGGTTGCACTTAAAAATATCGATATCACTGCCGATCAGGAGCAGTTGATAGGCGATGTAGCTGAAACTATTATTCCTAAAACAACAACACCGGGCGCTAAAGACCTGCAACTGCATTTATTTGTACTGAAGATGCTGGATGATTGCTATAAAAAAGAAGATCAGCAGGCGTTTGTAACCGGTATGGGACATTTTGCAGATCAGTCTAAAAAATTATATAGTAAAACGTTTGACCAGCTGGATACTAAAACCCGCGAAGCATTTTTGCTGGGTATAGAGCAGGAGGGTAAAGCGGAAGAAGCCGCTGCTCAGAAAAGTGGCGATGAAAAAAATGCTGCACCGGCCACGCCACCAGCAGGCAAATATTCGCCCGAACTTAAAAAGTTTTACAGCATCGTAAAAAGGCAAACCATAAACGGTTACACCAATTCAAAATATTTCATGACCAATATAGTGGTATATGAACTTGTGCCGGGTAGGTACAATGCGCATTTCCCTTATAAACAAAAGCAAGCAGTATAAGTAATGGCTAATTTAAATATCGACAGCGTTAAAGAACGCACTTTCGACGCGATAGTCATTGGCTCGGGCATGAGCGGGGGATGGGCTGCTAAAGAGTTTACAGATAAAGGCTTAAAAACACTCATTCTGGAACGAGGGCGCGATGTTAAGCATATTAAGGATTATCCCACCACTAATATGTATCCCTGGGAATTTGAACACCGCGGCGAATTGCCAATGTCTGTTCAGGAGGCTAATCCTATAGTAAACCGCTGCTACGCGTTTGGTGAAAGCGCCGCACATTTTTTTGTAAAAGATGCCGAGCATCCATATATACAGGATAAACCTTTTGACTGGATCCGCGGTTACCAGGTTGGCGGCAAATCCCTGCTTTGGGCCCGCCAGACTCAGCGCTGGAGTGATTTTGATTTCGAGGGCCCTGCCCGTGATGGTTTCGCTGTGGATTGGCCTATCCGTTATAAGGATATAGCACCATGGTATAGCTATGTAGAGAAATTCGCCGGTATCTCCGGTAACCGAGATGGCATCGCCGAATTACCAGACGGTGAGTTTTTACCGGCATTTCCGTTAAATACCGTTGAAGAATATTTTAGGGATCACGTAAAAAGTAAATATAAAAACCGGTATGTGATCAGCGCGCGTTGCGCGCATTTATCAACTCCTAAACAGATCCACCTGGATCAGGGTAGGGT includes:
- a CDS encoding gluconate 2-dehydrogenase subunit 3 family protein, which produces MDRRTVIKNLALIIGGAALLPACSQDKAKSKVALKNIDITADQEQLIGDVAETIIPKTTTPGAKDLQLHLFVLKMLDDCYKKEDQQAFVTGMGHFADQSKKLYSKTFDQLDTKTREAFLLGIEQEGKAEEAAAQKSGDEKNAAPATPPAGKYSPELKKFYSIVKRQTINGYTNSKYFMTNIVVYELVPGRYNAHFPYKQKQAV